The following are from one region of the Harpia harpyja isolate bHarHar1 chromosome 4, bHarHar1 primary haplotype, whole genome shotgun sequence genome:
- the FBXL20 gene encoding F-box/LRR-repeat protein 20 isoform X4, producing the protein MGGKEPGMMFSNNDEAVINKKLPKELLLRIFSFLDVVTLCRCAQVSRAWNVLALDGSNWQRIDLFDFQRDIEGRVVENISKRCGGFLRKLSLRGCQGVGDNALRTFAQNCRNIEVLNLNGCTKITDATCTSLSKFCSKLRHLDLASCTSITNLSLKALSEGCPLLEQLNISWCDQVTKDGIQALVRGCGGLKALFLKGCTQLEDEALKYIGAHCPELVTLNLQTCLQITDDGLITICRGCHKLQSLCASGCSNITDAILNALGQNCPRLRILEVARCSQLTDVGFTTLARNCHELEKMDLEECVQITDSTLIQLSIHCPRLQVLSLSHCELITDDGIRHLGNGACAHDRLEVIELDNCPLITDASLEHLKSCHSLERIELYDCQQITRAGIKRLRTHLPNIKVHAYFAPVTPPPSVGGSRQRFCRCCIIL; encoded by the exons ATGTTCTCAAACAATGATGAAGCTGTGATCAACAAAAAACTTCCAAAAGAGCTGCTGCTTCG aattttctctttcctggatGTGGTCACTCTGTGTCGTTGTGCTCAAGTTTCCAGG GCATGGAATGTTCTGGCCCTGGATGGCAGTAACTGGCAGCGAATTGACCTGTTTGATTTCCAGAGGGATATTGAG GGCCGCGTAGTTGAGAATATTTCTAAAAGATGTGGGGGCTTCTTGCGGAAGTTAAGCCTGCGTGGCTGTCAAGGAGTGGGAGACAATGCATTAAG GACATTtgcacagaactgcagaaatattGAAGTATTGAACCTAAATGGCTGTACCAAGATCACAGATGC TACATGTACCAGCCTCAGTAAGTTCTGCTCTAAACTCAGGCACCTTGATTTGGCTTCCTGCACTTCCATAACCAACCTGTCTCTGAAAGCACTGAG TGAGGGATGCCCACTGCTGGAACAGCTGAATATCTCCTGGTGCGACCAAGTGACTAAGGATGGCATCCAGGCTCTGGTGAGAGGCTGTGGTGGACTCAAAGCCCTGTTTCTGAAAGGCTGCACGCAG cttgAGGATGAAGCTCTGAAATACATCGGTGCACATTGTCCCGAACTGGTGACTTTAAACCTTCAAACATGCTTA CAAATAACAGATGATGGTCTCATTACAATATGCAGAGGATGCCACAAGTTACAATCCTTGTGTGCTTCAGGCTGCTCTAACATTACAGATGCCATCCTGAATGCCCTGGGACAGAACTGCCCAAGGCTTAG AATATTAGAAGTTGCAAGGTGTTCTCAACTAACAGATGTGGGCTTTACCACTCTAGCTAGG AACTGCCATGAGCTTGAAAAAATGGACCTGGAAGAATGCGTCCAG ataaCAGACAGTACACTAATCCAGCTTTCCATACACTGTCCACGGCTTCAGGTTCTG AGTTTGTCCCACTGTGAGCTGATCACGGACGATGGGATTCGTCACTTGGGAAACGGCGCCTGCGCACACGACCGCTTGGAGGTGATCGAGCTGGACAACTGCCCTTTGATCACGGATGCCTCCCTGGAGCACCTGAAAAGCTGCCACAGCTTGGAGAGGATAGAACTGTACGACTGTCAGCAAATCACACGGGCAGGGATCAAGAGACTCAGg ACCCATTTACCCAATATTAAAGTCCATGCCTACTTCGCGCCTGTGACTCCACCTCCTTCGGTTGGAGGCAGCAGACAACGCTTCTGCAGATGTTGCATCATCCTATGA
- the FBXL20 gene encoding F-box/LRR-repeat protein 20 isoform X6, producing MPTFHRCLLSRAQHLHLPWEQKWPGHCGLACFGDLRRVCHAWNVLALDGSNWQRIDLFDFQRDIEGRVVENISKRCGGFLRKLSLRGCQGVGDNALRTFAQNCRNIEVLNLNGCTKITDATCTSLSKFCSKLRHLDLASCTSITNLSLKALSEGCPLLEQLNISWCDQVTKDGIQALVRGCGGLKALFLKGCTQLEDEALKYIGAHCPELVTLNLQTCLQITDDGLITICRGCHKLQSLCASGCSNITDAILNALGQNCPRLRILEVARCSQLTDVGFTTLARNCHELEKMDLEECVQITDSTLIQLSIHCPRLQVLSLSHCELITDDGIRHLGNGACAHDRLEVIELDNCPLITDASLEHLKSCHSLERIELYDCQQITRAGIKRLRTHLPNIKVHAYFAPVTPPPSVGGSRQRFCRCCIIL from the exons ATGCCCACATTCCACCGCTGTCTCCTGTCCCGGGCTCAGCATCTACACCTCCCGTGGGAGCAGAAGTGGCCGGGGCACTGCGGGCTTGCCTGTTTTGGGGACTTGCGAAGAGTGTGCCAT GCATGGAATGTTCTGGCCCTGGATGGCAGTAACTGGCAGCGAATTGACCTGTTTGATTTCCAGAGGGATATTGAG GGCCGCGTAGTTGAGAATATTTCTAAAAGATGTGGGGGCTTCTTGCGGAAGTTAAGCCTGCGTGGCTGTCAAGGAGTGGGAGACAATGCATTAAG GACATTtgcacagaactgcagaaatattGAAGTATTGAACCTAAATGGCTGTACCAAGATCACAGATGC TACATGTACCAGCCTCAGTAAGTTCTGCTCTAAACTCAGGCACCTTGATTTGGCTTCCTGCACTTCCATAACCAACCTGTCTCTGAAAGCACTGAG TGAGGGATGCCCACTGCTGGAACAGCTGAATATCTCCTGGTGCGACCAAGTGACTAAGGATGGCATCCAGGCTCTGGTGAGAGGCTGTGGTGGACTCAAAGCCCTGTTTCTGAAAGGCTGCACGCAG cttgAGGATGAAGCTCTGAAATACATCGGTGCACATTGTCCCGAACTGGTGACTTTAAACCTTCAAACATGCTTA CAAATAACAGATGATGGTCTCATTACAATATGCAGAGGATGCCACAAGTTACAATCCTTGTGTGCTTCAGGCTGCTCTAACATTACAGATGCCATCCTGAATGCCCTGGGACAGAACTGCCCAAGGCTTAG AATATTAGAAGTTGCAAGGTGTTCTCAACTAACAGATGTGGGCTTTACCACTCTAGCTAGG AACTGCCATGAGCTTGAAAAAATGGACCTGGAAGAATGCGTCCAG ataaCAGACAGTACACTAATCCAGCTTTCCATACACTGTCCACGGCTTCAGGTTCTG AGTTTGTCCCACTGTGAGCTGATCACGGACGATGGGATTCGTCACTTGGGAAACGGCGCCTGCGCACACGACCGCTTGGAGGTGATCGAGCTGGACAACTGCCCTTTGATCACGGATGCCTCCCTGGAGCACCTGAAAAGCTGCCACAGCTTGGAGAGGATAGAACTGTACGACTGTCAGCAAATCACACGGGCAGGGATCAAGAGACTCAGg ACCCATTTACCCAATATTAAAGTCCATGCCTACTTCGCGCCTGTGACTCCACCTCCTTCGGTTGGAGGCAGCAGACAACGCTTCTGCAGATGTTGCATCATCCTATGA
- the FBXL20 gene encoding F-box/LRR-repeat protein 20 isoform X3, with protein sequence MRREMNGVTKSRFEMFSNNDEAVINKKLPKELLLRIFSFLDVVTLCRCAQVSRAWNVLALDGSNWQRIDLFDFQRDIEGRVVENISKRCGGFLRKLSLRGCQGVGDNALRTFAQNCRNIEVLNLNGCTKITDATCTSLSKFCSKLRHLDLASCTSITNLSLKALSEGCPLLEQLNISWCDQVTKDGIQALVRGCGGLKALFLKGCTQLEDEALKYIGAHCPELVTLNLQTCLQITDDGLITICRGCHKLQSLCASGCSNITDAILNALGQNCPRLRILEVARCSQLTDVGFTTLARNCHELEKMDLEECVQITDSTLIQLSIHCPRLQVLSLSHCELITDDGIRHLGNGACAHDRLEVIELDNCPLITDASLEHLKSCHSLERIELYDCQQITRAGIKRLRTHLPNIKVHAYFAPVTPPPSVGGSRQRFCRCCIIL encoded by the exons ATGTTCTCAAACAATGATGAAGCTGTGATCAACAAAAAACTTCCAAAAGAGCTGCTGCTTCG aattttctctttcctggatGTGGTCACTCTGTGTCGTTGTGCTCAAGTTTCCAGG GCATGGAATGTTCTGGCCCTGGATGGCAGTAACTGGCAGCGAATTGACCTGTTTGATTTCCAGAGGGATATTGAG GGCCGCGTAGTTGAGAATATTTCTAAAAGATGTGGGGGCTTCTTGCGGAAGTTAAGCCTGCGTGGCTGTCAAGGAGTGGGAGACAATGCATTAAG GACATTtgcacagaactgcagaaatattGAAGTATTGAACCTAAATGGCTGTACCAAGATCACAGATGC TACATGTACCAGCCTCAGTAAGTTCTGCTCTAAACTCAGGCACCTTGATTTGGCTTCCTGCACTTCCATAACCAACCTGTCTCTGAAAGCACTGAG TGAGGGATGCCCACTGCTGGAACAGCTGAATATCTCCTGGTGCGACCAAGTGACTAAGGATGGCATCCAGGCTCTGGTGAGAGGCTGTGGTGGACTCAAAGCCCTGTTTCTGAAAGGCTGCACGCAG cttgAGGATGAAGCTCTGAAATACATCGGTGCACATTGTCCCGAACTGGTGACTTTAAACCTTCAAACATGCTTA CAAATAACAGATGATGGTCTCATTACAATATGCAGAGGATGCCACAAGTTACAATCCTTGTGTGCTTCAGGCTGCTCTAACATTACAGATGCCATCCTGAATGCCCTGGGACAGAACTGCCCAAGGCTTAG AATATTAGAAGTTGCAAGGTGTTCTCAACTAACAGATGTGGGCTTTACCACTCTAGCTAGG AACTGCCATGAGCTTGAAAAAATGGACCTGGAAGAATGCGTCCAG ataaCAGACAGTACACTAATCCAGCTTTCCATACACTGTCCACGGCTTCAGGTTCTG AGTTTGTCCCACTGTGAGCTGATCACGGACGATGGGATTCGTCACTTGGGAAACGGCGCCTGCGCACACGACCGCTTGGAGGTGATCGAGCTGGACAACTGCCCTTTGATCACGGATGCCTCCCTGGAGCACCTGAAAAGCTGCCACAGCTTGGAGAGGATAGAACTGTACGACTGTCAGCAAATCACACGGGCAGGGATCAAGAGACTCAGg ACCCATTTACCCAATATTAAAGTCCATGCCTACTTCGCGCCTGTGACTCCACCTCCTTCGGTTGGAGGCAGCAGACAACGCTTCTGCAGATGTTGCATCATCCTATGA
- the FBXL20 gene encoding F-box/LRR-repeat protein 20 isoform X7, which yields MFSNNDEAVINKKLPKELLLRIFSFLDVVTLCRCAQVSRAWNVLALDGSNWQRIDLFDFQRDIEGRVVENISKRCGGFLRKLSLRGCQGVGDNALRTFAQNCRNIEVLNLNGCTKITDATCTSLSKFCSKLRHLDLASCTSITNLSLKALSEGCPLLEQLNISWCDQVTKDGIQALVRGCGGLKALFLKGCTQLEDEALKYIGAHCPELVTLNLQTCLQITDDGLITICRGCHKLQSLCASGCSNITDAILNALGQNCPRLRILEVARCSQLTDVGFTTLARNCHELEKMDLEECVQITDSTLIQLSIHCPRLQVLSLSHCELITDDGIRHLGNGACAHDRLEVIELDNCPLITDASLEHLKSCHSLERIELYDCQQITRAGIKRLRTHLPNIKVHAYFAPVTPPPSVGGSRQRFCRCCIIL from the exons ATGTTCTCAAACAATGATGAAGCTGTGATCAACAAAAAACTTCCAAAAGAGCTGCTGCTTCG aattttctctttcctggatGTGGTCACTCTGTGTCGTTGTGCTCAAGTTTCCAGG GCATGGAATGTTCTGGCCCTGGATGGCAGTAACTGGCAGCGAATTGACCTGTTTGATTTCCAGAGGGATATTGAG GGCCGCGTAGTTGAGAATATTTCTAAAAGATGTGGGGGCTTCTTGCGGAAGTTAAGCCTGCGTGGCTGTCAAGGAGTGGGAGACAATGCATTAAG GACATTtgcacagaactgcagaaatattGAAGTATTGAACCTAAATGGCTGTACCAAGATCACAGATGC TACATGTACCAGCCTCAGTAAGTTCTGCTCTAAACTCAGGCACCTTGATTTGGCTTCCTGCACTTCCATAACCAACCTGTCTCTGAAAGCACTGAG TGAGGGATGCCCACTGCTGGAACAGCTGAATATCTCCTGGTGCGACCAAGTGACTAAGGATGGCATCCAGGCTCTGGTGAGAGGCTGTGGTGGACTCAAAGCCCTGTTTCTGAAAGGCTGCACGCAG cttgAGGATGAAGCTCTGAAATACATCGGTGCACATTGTCCCGAACTGGTGACTTTAAACCTTCAAACATGCTTA CAAATAACAGATGATGGTCTCATTACAATATGCAGAGGATGCCACAAGTTACAATCCTTGTGTGCTTCAGGCTGCTCTAACATTACAGATGCCATCCTGAATGCCCTGGGACAGAACTGCCCAAGGCTTAG AATATTAGAAGTTGCAAGGTGTTCTCAACTAACAGATGTGGGCTTTACCACTCTAGCTAGG AACTGCCATGAGCTTGAAAAAATGGACCTGGAAGAATGCGTCCAG ataaCAGACAGTACACTAATCCAGCTTTCCATACACTGTCCACGGCTTCAGGTTCTG AGTTTGTCCCACTGTGAGCTGATCACGGACGATGGGATTCGTCACTTGGGAAACGGCGCCTGCGCACACGACCGCTTGGAGGTGATCGAGCTGGACAACTGCCCTTTGATCACGGATGCCTCCCTGGAGCACCTGAAAAGCTGCCACAGCTTGGAGAGGATAGAACTGTACGACTGTCAGCAAATCACACGGGCAGGGATCAAGAGACTCAGg ACCCATTTACCCAATATTAAAGTCCATGCCTACTTCGCGCCTGTGACTCCACCTCCTTCGGTTGGAGGCAGCAGACAACGCTTCTGCAGATGTTGCATCATCCTATGA
- the FBXL20 gene encoding F-box/LRR-repeat protein 20 isoform X5, translating to MGAAAACGMFSNNDEAVINKKLPKELLLRIFSFLDVVTLCRCAQVSRAWNVLALDGSNWQRIDLFDFQRDIEGRVVENISKRCGGFLRKLSLRGCQGVGDNALRTFAQNCRNIEVLNLNGCTKITDATCTSLSKFCSKLRHLDLASCTSITNLSLKALSEGCPLLEQLNISWCDQVTKDGIQALVRGCGGLKALFLKGCTQLEDEALKYIGAHCPELVTLNLQTCLQITDDGLITICRGCHKLQSLCASGCSNITDAILNALGQNCPRLRILEVARCSQLTDVGFTTLARNCHELEKMDLEECVQITDSTLIQLSIHCPRLQVLSLSHCELITDDGIRHLGNGACAHDRLEVIELDNCPLITDASLEHLKSCHSLERIELYDCQQITRAGIKRLRTHLPNIKVHAYFAPVTPPPSVGGSRQRFCRCCIIL from the exons ATGTTCTCAAACAATGATGAAGCTGTGATCAACAAAAAACTTCCAAAAGAGCTGCTGCTTCG aattttctctttcctggatGTGGTCACTCTGTGTCGTTGTGCTCAAGTTTCCAGG GCATGGAATGTTCTGGCCCTGGATGGCAGTAACTGGCAGCGAATTGACCTGTTTGATTTCCAGAGGGATATTGAG GGCCGCGTAGTTGAGAATATTTCTAAAAGATGTGGGGGCTTCTTGCGGAAGTTAAGCCTGCGTGGCTGTCAAGGAGTGGGAGACAATGCATTAAG GACATTtgcacagaactgcagaaatattGAAGTATTGAACCTAAATGGCTGTACCAAGATCACAGATGC TACATGTACCAGCCTCAGTAAGTTCTGCTCTAAACTCAGGCACCTTGATTTGGCTTCCTGCACTTCCATAACCAACCTGTCTCTGAAAGCACTGAG TGAGGGATGCCCACTGCTGGAACAGCTGAATATCTCCTGGTGCGACCAAGTGACTAAGGATGGCATCCAGGCTCTGGTGAGAGGCTGTGGTGGACTCAAAGCCCTGTTTCTGAAAGGCTGCACGCAG cttgAGGATGAAGCTCTGAAATACATCGGTGCACATTGTCCCGAACTGGTGACTTTAAACCTTCAAACATGCTTA CAAATAACAGATGATGGTCTCATTACAATATGCAGAGGATGCCACAAGTTACAATCCTTGTGTGCTTCAGGCTGCTCTAACATTACAGATGCCATCCTGAATGCCCTGGGACAGAACTGCCCAAGGCTTAG AATATTAGAAGTTGCAAGGTGTTCTCAACTAACAGATGTGGGCTTTACCACTCTAGCTAGG AACTGCCATGAGCTTGAAAAAATGGACCTGGAAGAATGCGTCCAG ataaCAGACAGTACACTAATCCAGCTTTCCATACACTGTCCACGGCTTCAGGTTCTG AGTTTGTCCCACTGTGAGCTGATCACGGACGATGGGATTCGTCACTTGGGAAACGGCGCCTGCGCACACGACCGCTTGGAGGTGATCGAGCTGGACAACTGCCCTTTGATCACGGATGCCTCCCTGGAGCACCTGAAAAGCTGCCACAGCTTGGAGAGGATAGAACTGTACGACTGTCAGCAAATCACACGGGCAGGGATCAAGAGACTCAGg ACCCATTTACCCAATATTAAAGTCCATGCCTACTTCGCGCCTGTGACTCCACCTCCTTCGGTTGGAGGCAGCAGACAACGCTTCTGCAGATGTTGCATCATCCTATGA